One genomic window of Candidatus Nitrosopumilus sediminis includes the following:
- a CDS encoding PINc/VapC family ATPase, translated as MINALTKIVSDTSVIINGQLTAQIESGSIRNSDIIIPQAVFDELQSQASKNKEQGFIGLERIQKLKSLSGSHGLNVVVSGSHPSSDDIKLASSGRIDALIVDMAKQNNAILYTSDNVQHLVARAEGVETVFLKSEIKNESLEFLKFFDSETMSIHLKENQCPLAKKGKPGEFVLTKLSDEILSKDYLEMISSQILDVVNVYDSSTLEISKNGASVVQHGDYRIAITYPPFSESFEITIVHPIVKLSLDDYTISEKLMERFSDSAEGIVISGAPGSGKSTLASGLANFYHKKGKIVKTFESPRDLQVDPGVTQYSKLDGSFDNSADILLLVRPDYTIFDEVRRREDFGTFADLRLTGVGMVGVVHANSPLDAIQRFIGKIELGIIPNVLDTVVFVKDGGIQKVYDLELKVKVPTGMTESDLARPVIEIRNFEDNVLEHEIYTFGEENVIVPVGKKADKVGIEKLAEDKIKETFKRYDPRAEVEILSDNRVKVMVDEQYIPSIIGRGGSNINEIEKLLRVHIDVVQKTSDDISLTTNDLPFSFSESKTALLLTVNRDFSSMHADIYANEKFIASVRIGKKGQIKIPKRSDVARTLMDFSRSQSDIKIFLKDF; from the coding sequence ATGATTAACGCCTTGACAAAAATTGTTTCTGATACTAGTGTAATAATTAATGGTCAGCTTACTGCTCAAATTGAATCTGGCAGTATTAGAAATTCTGATATCATTATTCCACAAGCTGTTTTTGATGAACTTCAATCTCAAGCATCAAAGAACAAAGAACAAGGATTCATTGGGCTGGAAAGAATTCAAAAACTCAAATCCTTATCTGGGAGTCATGGGTTAAATGTTGTTGTTAGTGGTTCTCACCCTTCTTCTGATGATATCAAACTTGCCAGCAGTGGCAGGATAGATGCTCTAATTGTCGACATGGCAAAGCAAAATAATGCTATATTGTACACTTCTGATAATGTACAGCATTTGGTTGCGCGTGCTGAAGGCGTCGAAACAGTATTTTTAAAATCTGAAATAAAAAATGAATCTTTGGAATTTCTAAAATTTTTTGATTCTGAAACTATGAGCATACATCTTAAAGAAAATCAGTGTCCTTTGGCAAAAAAAGGCAAGCCTGGGGAATTTGTGCTGACAAAACTAAGTGATGAGATTCTTTCAAAGGATTATTTGGAAATGATCTCATCACAAATTTTAGATGTAGTAAATGTGTATGATTCTAGCACCTTGGAGATATCCAAAAATGGTGCTTCTGTAGTTCAACATGGCGATTATAGAATAGCTATTACATATCCTCCTTTTTCAGAATCTTTTGAGATTACAATAGTGCATCCTATTGTGAAGTTATCCCTTGATGATTACACAATTTCTGAAAAATTAATGGAGCGTTTTTCTGACAGTGCGGAAGGCATTGTGATTTCAGGAGCTCCTGGGTCTGGAAAAAGCACTCTTGCCTCTGGTCTTGCAAATTTCTATCATAAAAAAGGAAAGATTGTAAAAACATTCGAGTCTCCACGTGATTTACAAGTTGATCCTGGAGTTACCCAATACAGTAAACTTGATGGAAGTTTTGACAATTCTGCAGATATTTTATTACTTGTAAGACCAGATTATACAATTTTTGATGAAGTAAGAAGACGCGAAGATTTTGGAACTTTTGCTGACTTGAGATTAACTGGGGTTGGTATGGTGGGAGTCGTTCATGCAAATTCCCCATTGGATGCAATTCAACGTTTTATTGGGAAAATTGAGCTTGGAATAATTCCAAATGTTTTGGATACTGTAGTTTTTGTAAAAGATGGTGGAATTCAAAAAGTGTATGATTTGGAATTAAAAGTTAAAGTCCCAACTGGTATGACTGAATCCGATTTGGCTCGACCTGTAATTGAAATTAGAAATTTTGAAGATAATGTTTTGGAACATGAAATTTACACATTTGGTGAAGAAAATGTCATCGTTCCTGTAGGAAAAAAGGCAGATAAAGTTGGAATTGAAAAACTAGCTGAAGACAAAATTAAAGAAACATTCAAGCGTTATGACCCTCGCGCTGAAGTTGAAATTTTATCTGACAATAGAGTCAAAGTCATGGTCGATGAACAATACATTCCATCTATTATTGGCAGAGGTGGCTCAAACATTAATGAAATCGAAAAATTACTCCGTGTACATATTGACGTTGTTCAAAAAACATCTGATGATATCTCACTGACCACTAATGATTTACCATTTAGTTTTTCAGAATCAAAAACTGCATTACTGCTAACTGTAAATAGAGATTTTAGCTCAATGCATGCTGACATCTATGCAAATGAGAAATTTATTGCATCTGTTAGAATTGGTAAAAAAGGACAAATAAAAATTCCAAAGCGTTCTGATGTTGCAAGAACCTTGATGGATTTTTCTAGGTCCCAAAGTGATATCAAAATCTTCCTTAAAGATTTTTAA
- a CDS encoding response regulator, whose amino-acid sequence MAKILIADDSDAIRLVLKDIISIGNHDVVAEAIDGEESIDLYKEVKPDLILLDLAMPKKDGLSVVKEIISFDSNAKIILITASDDQKIIQECMSHGALSYISKPFDFKVVLKGIDDVLAK is encoded by the coding sequence ATGGCAAAGATCCTGATTGCTGATGACTCTGATGCAATCCGACTCGTTTTAAAAGATATTATTTCTATTGGAAATCATGATGTAGTTGCTGAAGCCATCGATGGTGAAGAATCTATTGATTTGTATAAGGAGGTAAAGCCTGATTTGATTTTATTGGATTTGGCAATGCCCAAAAAGGATGGGTTGTCAGTTGTTAAGGAAATAATTTCATTTGATTCTAATGCCAAGATAATTCTCATCACTGCTAGTGATGATCAAAAAATTATCCAAGAATGCATGTCTCATGGTGCATTGTCCTATATCTCAAAACCGTTTGATTTCAAAGTTGTCTTAAAAGGGATTGACGACGTTTTAGCAAAGTAA
- a CDS encoding HAMP domain-containing sensor histidine kinase, with protein sequence MVSILIFVAVLNLFLFYQDTSSDSNQSISILKIADVKVNSEVIATSAISVANGNMEDKEILEQKIQSVENTIKAIKSGGVVDGQTIEKIPYSLNSEYEKITISWKNFKDSTRQIEKITVFDQEALSAINYILRKNNDLVLTANELNKEIEGLDRDYSRHKEIVKDLLECSKIIGQQTLLISIGEGTNTQEELKNKRLQFDIGLRKLLQISTLDLDVQSVGAEHEELIPLPREKSNSLRELDPLWESMQPKIMILEERVLLSPEFNIAKNEMIENKEVFYSDIDSVLQKWSTQIVEHKSDDLIVVQTILAVDIGIFFIVLFMIRKSLNPFEAIIQAISKIKEGMYGETIQYSGKDEVGQLVENFNIMSKTIKEKEEEAKKTDIAKDEFLAMITHELKTPLVPIQGYSDILLSEHLGKLTSKQKERIRIIKSSSETLLSMISDLLDAQKLELGQLKMTKTISGIRDTVDKAIKPFKIEAESKNIKIFSEGENIQIVHDSDRISQVIANLIRNSINAIQSDKGEIKISIEDNPKEVIVHVKDDGIGIPQDKQNDLFKKFYQVDATLTRERGGSGLGLAICKGIIDYHSGKIWVSSTPNQGATFSFSLPKEIPDKNKTPL encoded by the coding sequence TTGGTATCGATATTAATTTTTGTAGCAGTGTTAAACTTATTCTTATTTTATCAAGATACCAGTAGTGATTCAAATCAGTCAATCTCAATCCTCAAAATAGCAGATGTAAAGGTAAATTCCGAAGTTATTGCGACATCAGCAATATCAGTAGCTAATGGAAACATGGAAGACAAAGAAATTCTAGAACAAAAAATTCAGAGTGTTGAAAACACAATTAAAGCAATCAAGTCTGGAGGAGTAGTTGATGGGCAAACAATAGAAAAAATTCCTTATTCGTTAAATTCGGAATATGAAAAAATTACAATTTCTTGGAAGAATTTTAAAGATTCAACACGCCAAATTGAAAAAATAACAGTTTTTGATCAAGAAGCATTAAGTGCAATTAATTATATTTTAAGAAAAAACAATGACTTGGTTTTAACAGCAAATGAACTCAATAAAGAAATAGAAGGTTTAGACAGGGATTATTCTAGACACAAAGAGATAGTCAAAGATCTACTCGAATGCAGTAAGATCATAGGACAACAGACATTATTGATTTCAATTGGAGAAGGCACCAATACTCAAGAAGAATTAAAAAATAAGAGGTTACAATTTGATATAGGTCTTAGAAAGCTATTGCAGATATCCACTTTAGATTTGGATGTTCAAAGTGTAGGAGCAGAACACGAAGAGTTAATTCCATTGCCAAGAGAAAAATCCAATTCATTACGAGAACTAGACCCATTGTGGGAATCAATGCAGCCGAAAATCATGATTTTAGAAGAGCGTGTATTACTTTCCCCAGAGTTCAATATAGCTAAGAATGAAATGATTGAAAACAAAGAAGTGTTTTATTCAGACATTGACAGTGTTCTTCAAAAATGGAGTACGCAAATTGTTGAACATAAATCTGATGATTTGATAGTTGTTCAAACCATTCTAGCAGTAGACATAGGTATTTTCTTCATAGTTCTATTTATGATCAGAAAATCATTAAATCCATTTGAAGCAATCATTCAAGCCATATCAAAGATTAAGGAGGGAATGTATGGAGAAACGATACAATATTCAGGAAAAGACGAAGTAGGGCAATTAGTTGAGAATTTCAACATCATGTCAAAAACAATTAAAGAAAAAGAAGAAGAAGCAAAAAAAACAGATATTGCAAAAGATGAATTCTTAGCTATGATTACTCACGAATTAAAAACACCTTTGGTTCCAATTCAGGGATATTCAGATATTTTACTTAGTGAGCATTTAGGAAAATTGACGTCAAAACAAAAAGAAAGAATACGCATCATCAAATCAAGCTCTGAAACGCTACTCTCAATGATTTCAGATTTACTGGATGCACAAAAATTAGAATTAGGACAATTGAAAATGACAAAAACAATTAGCGGAATTAGAGATACGGTAGATAAAGCTATAAAACCATTCAAAATAGAAGCAGAATCAAAAAACATAAAAATTTTTTCAGAAGGGGAAAATATTCAGATAGTGCACGATTCAGATAGAATCTCTCAAGTGATAGCAAATTTGATCAGAAACAGCATCAATGCAATTCAATCAGACAAAGGAGAGATAAAGATCAGCATAGAAGATAATCCAAAAGAAGTAATAGTGCATGTCAAAGATGATGGAATAGGAATACCACAAGACAAACAAAATGATCTATTTAAAAAATTCTACCAAGTAGATGCCACGCTGACCAGAGAGCGTGGGGGTAGTGGGTTAGGATTAGCCATTTGTAAAGGAATTATAGATTATCACTCTGGAAAAATATGGGTCAGCAGCACACCCAATCAGGGAGCCACATTTTCATTCTCACTCCCAAAAGAAATCCCAGACAAAAACAAAACTCCACTATAA
- a CDS encoding TldD/PmbA family protein, producing MDSRLLNLADKAIKYSEKLGLQYCDARAEQQKRKSALIENNETEHVRINDDVGIGIRIIKDGMWGFFSITNPKSFEQIKESMDYSIKNISNRSKSQKNKVDLYPNIPKKVKIDFPVLKKPSLDKIISLGIECNKIILETPKIIKSVINPWYTVNSKYFVNTEGSEIQQNFTDVVIEMTATAHEQGITQSINITEGGRGGLEQITNKNKVQHSAKEIGVKAAQLTSAKPIKEEKTTVIMNPDFVSLLTHEILGHPSEADRVLGKEMAWAGGAWWKNKLGTKIASENLNVFDDPTIKESLGWYYFDDEGVETKKTTLVEKGILKNHMQNRETSKIFNSIPTGNMRATNYRFMPLIRMACTCIGNGDWEVNEMIKGVKHGYLISNMKIPSIDMKRYNWSISCQYAQKIENGEITDMLKDVIVMGTAPEFFESIDACGNDFTIRPITNCGKGDPMQSMIMGNGGPTIRGTATVKSVN from the coding sequence GTGGATTCAAGATTACTAAATTTAGCAGATAAGGCAATCAAATATTCAGAAAAGTTAGGACTCCAGTACTGTGATGCCAGGGCAGAACAGCAAAAACGAAAGTCGGCATTAATAGAAAATAATGAGACAGAGCACGTCAGAATAAACGACGATGTTGGAATAGGCATAAGAATAATCAAAGACGGAATGTGGGGATTTTTTTCAATTACAAATCCAAAATCATTTGAACAAATCAAAGAAAGCATGGATTATTCAATTAAAAATATCAGCAACAGATCAAAAAGTCAAAAAAATAAAGTTGATCTTTATCCAAACATTCCAAAAAAAGTAAAAATAGATTTTCCAGTTTTAAAAAAACCATCATTAGATAAAATAATTAGTTTAGGAATTGAATGTAATAAAATCATTTTAGAAACACCCAAAATCATAAAGTCAGTTATCAATCCATGGTATACAGTTAATTCAAAATATTTTGTAAATACAGAAGGTTCTGAAATTCAACAAAATTTTACTGATGTGGTAATAGAAATGACAGCAACAGCTCATGAACAGGGAATTACACAATCAATAAACATTACTGAAGGGGGAAGAGGAGGATTAGAACAAATAACTAATAAAAATAAAGTTCAACACAGTGCAAAAGAGATTGGTGTTAAAGCAGCGCAATTAACAAGTGCAAAGCCAATCAAAGAAGAAAAAACAACCGTTATCATGAATCCAGATTTTGTGTCATTGCTCACACATGAAATACTAGGACATCCATCAGAAGCAGACAGAGTGTTAGGAAAAGAGATGGCATGGGCAGGAGGAGCATGGTGGAAAAACAAACTTGGAACCAAAATAGCTTCAGAGAATCTAAATGTCTTTGATGATCCCACAATAAAAGAAAGTTTAGGATGGTATTACTTTGATGATGAAGGAGTAGAGACTAAAAAAACTACCCTAGTCGAGAAAGGAATTTTAAAAAACCACATGCAAAATAGAGAGACATCAAAAATATTCAATTCTATACCTACTGGCAACATGAGAGCAACAAATTATCGATTTATGCCTCTAATTCGCATGGCATGTACATGCATAGGTAATGGAGATTGGGAAGTAAATGAAATGATCAAAGGAGTCAAGCATGGATATTTGATTTCGAATATGAAAATTCCTTCAATAGATATGAAACGATACAATTGGAGCATATCTTGCCAATATGCACAAAAAATCGAAAATGGAGAAATCACAGACATGTTAAAAGATGTCATAGTCATGGGTACAGCCCCTGAATTTTTTGAATCAATTGATGCATGCGGTAATGATTTTACTATAAGACCAATAACTAATTGTGGAAAAGGAGATCCAATGCAATCAATGATAATGGGTAATGGAGGTCCAACAATAAGAGGAACTGCAACAGTGAAAAGTGTGAATTAG
- a CDS encoding uracil-DNA glycosylase: MSQKLQVIKQEVIGCEKCDLCKTRTNSVPGKGNFKSNVIFVGEAPGRNEDKNGEPFVGVAGKKLSAALDEAGVSREDVYITNIVKCRPPNNRVPTSTERETCQEYLKQEIAIIKPKIICVLGNTAFNSLLGGSEITKFRGKLVLKENQLYFLTVHPAATIYNQELIKVLNKDILKLFHLITELKNNKKVKIDIDYTS; the protein is encoded by the coding sequence ATGAGTCAAAAATTACAAGTTATCAAACAAGAGGTCATAGGATGTGAAAAATGTGATCTATGTAAAACTAGAACAAATTCAGTTCCAGGCAAAGGGAATTTTAAATCAAATGTAATTTTTGTGGGAGAGGCACCAGGGAGGAATGAGGATAAAAATGGAGAGCCATTTGTAGGAGTTGCTGGAAAAAAACTCTCAGCGGCATTAGATGAGGCAGGGGTTTCAAGAGAAGACGTATACATTACAAACATTGTAAAATGCAGGCCTCCAAATAACAGAGTTCCAACCTCAACTGAAAGAGAAACATGCCAAGAATATTTGAAACAGGAAATAGCAATCATCAAACCCAAAATAATTTGTGTTTTGGGAAACACAGCATTTAATTCACTTTTAGGAGGATCAGAGATTACTAAATTTAGAGGAAAACTCGTTTTAAAAGAAAATCAATTGTATTTTTTAACGGTTCATCCAGCAGCTACGATTTACAATCAAGAACTAATCAAAGTGTTAAACAAAGATATTTTAAAATTATTTCATTTAATAACAGAGTTAAAAAATAACAAAAAAGTTAAGATAGATATTGACTATACTTCCTAG
- a CDS encoding DNA-3-methyladenine glycosylase produces the protein MTILPREFYSKDTVTVAKNLLGKKIVRKIGKDKISGIITETEAYRHRDDPASHAFTKITERNKVMFEEVGTAYVYFTYGMYFCFNVVARAPKTEAGAVLIRAIEPEKGVDIMQKNRSRADLKNLTNGPGKLAQALRITKEDYGVDLTKRSKLYITEGVKPNKIIASPRIGITKAVEKLWNFKIEI, from the coding sequence TTGACTATACTTCCTAGAGAATTTTATTCAAAAGATACAGTTACTGTAGCAAAGAATCTTTTAGGGAAAAAAATTGTCAGAAAAATTGGCAAGGATAAAATTTCGGGAATAATTACAGAGACAGAAGCATATAGACACAGAGATGACCCTGCAAGTCATGCATTTACAAAAATTACAGAAAGAAACAAGGTAATGTTCGAAGAGGTAGGAACAGCGTACGTATATTTTACATATGGAATGTATTTTTGCTTTAATGTTGTAGCCCGAGCACCAAAAACAGAGGCAGGTGCAGTACTTATTCGGGCAATTGAGCCCGAAAAGGGAGTAGACATTATGCAAAAAAATAGAAGCAGGGCAGATTTGAAAAATCTTACCAATGGTCCAGGAAAACTAGCACAAGCACTTAGGATTACAAAAGAAGATTATGGGGTAGATTTAACAAAAAGATCAAAATTATACATTACAGAGGGTGTAAAGCCAAATAAAATAATTGCATCACCAAGAATCGGAATCACTAAGGCAGTAGAAAAGTTATGGAATTTTAAAATAGAAATTTAA
- a CDS encoding VTT domain-containing protein encodes MDFVDLFPFAPDVGYSLLALVNFFGSLIPFVPLPGFLLLATMSVGDQYDLHILALVSAITATVAKQIIFYVSYGGRKIINEKTRKRMRPFERLIKRYGAGAAFFAAATPIPDDLVYVPLGLAKYNPKRFFVATLTGKIVLSYSIVFISHHLGLSLVEPFLENVDDATPVYIGIIIFGVMMTSVIILLLRLDWAKILGKFAPWTLDENNKD; translated from the coding sequence GTGGATTTTGTTGATTTATTTCCTTTTGCACCTGATGTAGGTTATTCTCTTTTAGCTCTTGTGAATTTCTTTGGTTCTTTGATACCTTTTGTACCATTACCTGGATTTTTACTTCTGGCAACTATGTCTGTAGGGGATCAATATGATCTACATATTTTGGCACTGGTATCTGCAATTACTGCAACTGTTGCCAAACAAATCATTTTCTATGTTAGCTATGGAGGACGAAAAATAATTAATGAAAAAACTCGAAAAAGAATGCGTCCATTTGAAAGATTGATCAAAAGATATGGTGCAGGAGCTGCATTTTTTGCTGCTGCAACTCCTATTCCTGACGATTTAGTTTATGTTCCTCTTGGATTAGCCAAATACAATCCTAAAAGATTCTTTGTTGCGACACTGACTGGTAAAATTGTTCTAAGTTATTCAATTGTATTTATCTCTCATCATTTGGGGTTGTCTTTGGTAGAACCATTCCTTGAAAATGTTGATGATGCAACTCCTGTTTACATTGGTATAATTATTTTTGGCGTCATGATGACTAGTGTGATTATATTACTATTGAGACTAGATTGGGCAAAGATTCTTGGAAAGTTTGCCCCTTGGACATTAGATGAAAACAACAAAGATTAA
- a CDS encoding ABC transporter ATP-binding protein, protein MALLKVDGLSSTYSSSKGPVYAVDDVDFELNRGESIGIAGESACGKSTLGLSLIRMLSGGITQGKIIFDGHSILDMSESDFDDSFRWKKISMVFQGAMNSLDPVFTISEQFLEILKQYGYEGDSKKIISDAMNSVSLDENVLKKYPHELSGGMKQRVIIAMALLLKPKFVIADEPTTALDVLIQAQIINLLKSLKKDGMSFMLITHDLAVLSEIADKIGIMYGGQMVEFGSSEEIYKNPKHPYTQGLLESIPTLNGNTPKYIKGIPPSLLDSPTQCRFLERCPLSVEKCKELPPKFKTETGYVRCWLYEDEK, encoded by the coding sequence ATGGCACTTCTAAAAGTTGATGGATTATCATCCACATATTCCTCATCAAAAGGACCAGTTTATGCCGTAGATGATGTCGATTTCGAATTAAATCGCGGTGAATCAATTGGCATTGCTGGTGAAAGTGCATGTGGAAAAAGTACTTTGGGCTTGTCCTTAATTCGAATGCTTTCGGGTGGAATTACACAAGGAAAGATCATCTTTGATGGTCATTCTATATTGGATATGAGTGAGTCCGACTTTGATGATTCATTCAGATGGAAAAAAATCTCTATGGTATTTCAGGGTGCGATGAATTCTTTGGATCCTGTATTTACAATAAGTGAACAATTTTTAGAGATTCTCAAACAATATGGATATGAAGGCGATTCAAAAAAAATTATTTCAGACGCAATGAATTCAGTCTCCCTTGATGAAAATGTCTTAAAAAAATATCCTCATGAACTAAGTGGTGGGATGAAACAAAGAGTAATCATTGCTATGGCCTTACTGCTAAAACCAAAATTTGTAATTGCAGATGAACCTACTACTGCATTAGATGTCTTAATCCAAGCTCAGATTATCAATTTACTAAAATCCCTGAAAAAAGATGGCATGTCATTTATGTTAATTACGCATGATTTGGCAGTTTTATCTGAAATTGCCGACAAAATTGGTATTATGTATGGTGGACAAATGGTAGAATTTGGCTCTTCGGAGGAAATTTACAAAAATCCAAAACACCCTTACACGCAAGGACTTTTGGAGTCTATCCCAACATTAAATGGCAATACTCCAAAATACATCAAAGGAATCCCTCCCAGCTTACTTGATTCTCCTACACAATGTAGATTCCTTGAAAGATGTCCGTTATCTGTTGAAAAATGTAAAGAACTCCCACCCAAATTTAAAACTGAAACTGGTTATGTCCGATGCTGGTTATATGAAGATGAAAAATAA
- a CDS encoding transcription elongation factor NusA, translating into MKLPICGFDAKNAILCPQCESKVESGKLTKADVDASMNLANIAKSNKEIENFTLYSCKEFDGNFVLSLAKNDIMIIRQSRTLYRTLQERFNGKIWLVEADETDKRFIEDLFFPTKILSINAVWAPGGIQKTKAVVSGKWTPKFPIDTEKVVQIVKNARNLDIEIEFEDKR; encoded by the coding sequence ATGAAATTACCAATTTGTGGCTTTGATGCAAAAAATGCAATTCTTTGCCCTCAGTGTGAAAGCAAGGTAGAATCAGGAAAATTGACAAAAGCAGATGTAGATGCATCAATGAATCTTGCAAATATTGCAAAGTCAAACAAAGAAATTGAAAATTTTACACTATATTCATGCAAAGAATTTGATGGGAATTTTGTATTATCATTGGCAAAAAATGACATAATGATAATCAGACAAAGCCGTACACTATATCGAACCCTACAGGAGCGTTTTAATGGAAAAATTTGGCTTGTGGAGGCAGATGAGACAGATAAGCGATTTATCGAAGATTTGTTCTTTCCAACTAAAATTTTATCAATAAATGCGGTTTGGGCGCCAGGAGGGATTCAAAAAACCAAGGCAGTAGTTTCAGGCAAATGGACTCCAAAATTTCCAATAGATACAGAAAAAGTGGTTCAGATAGTCAAGAATGCCCGAAACCTTGACATTGAGATAGAATTTGAGGATAAAAGATAG
- the aspS gene encoding aspartate--tRNA(Asn) ligase, with protein MVFVKTHDISELNEELIGKQVVLGGWIEDLRKLGKMSFITLRDVSGISQVIVKGELNDNLGEINRQSVVSIRGIVQETKARDFAFEVKAEEIEVLGKAIHPLPVDPIGRVESNIDTRLNHRALDMRNQKTASIFKLRHHVLQSLRKTLAEKKFIEITTPKIIGSASEGGADLFSLDYFGKTAYLAQSPQLYKEQMTIGLERVFEISNFYRAENSHTGRHLTEFTSIDIEAAFMDYEDVMNVLESLVLAVYKDVSEKCKKEQETIEHTIEVPSSPFERITYTQCIEELKKEGEKVEFGDDLLDSHLRIIGKNHPGFYFLTDWPMKLKPFYIREKDEDATLSRSFDLQYGFLELSSGGTRLHNPEMLKDRLKEQGLDPTQFADHLKTFDWGMPPHSGWGMGLDRLMTTLIGIDNVREVVLYPRDPDRLSP; from the coding sequence ATGGTTTTTGTAAAAACCCACGACATTTCGGAATTAAATGAGGAATTGATTGGAAAGCAAGTTGTGTTAGGGGGATGGATTGAAGATTTAAGAAAATTAGGAAAAATGTCATTTATCACATTGCGTGATGTTTCAGGTATTTCACAAGTAATTGTCAAAGGGGAATTAAATGACAATCTTGGAGAGATTAATCGCCAGAGTGTTGTAAGTATTAGAGGGATTGTACAAGAGACTAAAGCTAGAGATTTTGCATTTGAGGTAAAAGCAGAAGAAATTGAAGTGTTGGGAAAAGCAATTCATCCATTACCAGTAGATCCAATAGGAAGGGTGGAAAGCAACATCGATACAAGATTAAATCATCGTGCATTAGATATGAGAAATCAAAAAACGGCATCAATTTTCAAATTACGCCATCATGTTTTGCAATCACTTAGAAAAACTTTGGCCGAAAAAAAATTCATAGAAATTACTACACCAAAAATAATTGGTAGTGCCAGTGAAGGCGGTGCAGATTTATTTTCATTAGATTACTTTGGAAAGACAGCATATCTTGCTCAGAGTCCACAATTATACAAAGAACAGATGACAATTGGATTAGAAAGAGTATTTGAGATTTCAAATTTTTATAGAGCAGAAAATTCCCACACGGGAAGACACTTGACAGAATTTACCAGTATCGATATCGAAGCTGCATTTATGGACTATGAGGACGTCATGAATGTTTTAGAATCACTTGTACTTGCAGTATACAAAGATGTTTCAGAAAAATGTAAAAAAGAACAAGAGACAATTGAACATACAATAGAAGTTCCATCTTCACCATTTGAGAGAATAACATACACTCAATGTATAGAAGAACTGAAAAAAGAAGGTGAAAAAGTGGAATTTGGAGACGACTTGCTGGATTCTCATCTTAGAATTATAGGCAAAAACCATCCAGGATTTTACTTTTTAACAGACTGGCCAATGAAACTAAAACCGTTTTACATCAGAGAGAAAGATGAAGATGCAACACTTTCACGTTCATTTGATTTGCAATATGGATTTTTAGAATTATCATCAGGAGGAACAAGACTTCATAATCCCGAGATGTTAAAAGATAGATTGAAAGAGCAAGGATTAGATCCAACACAATTTGCAGATCATCTTAAAACATTTGACTGGGGAATGCCACCACATTCAGGATGGGGAATGGGCTTGGACAGATTGATGACCACACTTATCGGAATTGATAATGTTCGTGAAGTTGTATTATACCCAAGAGATCCGGATAGATTAAGCCCATAG
- a CDS encoding nuclear transport factor 2 family protein codes for MTNVELIKKFYHAFKNKDQETYLELCDDDIEWQLSEGMPNGGVFVGKDVVFKEYFPKMLSNFKEFHAIPESIRDMKDHIMVTGKYRGISKKDKSFEVSFSHVYHIKDEKIVQFRQFTDTEKINESLN; via the coding sequence ATGACAAATGTGGAATTGATAAAAAAATTCTATCATGCTTTCAAAAACAAAGACCAAGAAACCTATCTTGAGTTGTGTGATGATGACATTGAATGGCAGTTATCAGAAGGAATGCCAAATGGCGGAGTGTTTGTAGGAAAAGATGTAGTTTTCAAAGAATACTTTCCAAAAATGCTATCAAACTTTAAAGAATTTCACGCTATTCCAGAGAGCATCAGAGACATGAAAGATCATATCATGGTAACTGGCAAATATCGGGGAATTTCAAAAAAAGACAAATCATTTGAGGTATCCTTTTCACATGTCTATCATATCAAAGATGAAAAAATAGTTCAATTCCGACAATTTACAGATACTGAGAAAATCAATGAATCTCTGAATTGA